In Picosynechococcus sp. PCC 7002, the following are encoded in one genomic region:
- a CDS encoding Hpt domain-containing protein, whose translation MDAASQQKILGYFIEEAKEHLETLEQGILELSEVVDDTERVNELFRAAHSVKGGAAMLGYTSIQKTAHRLEDAFKVFKDNTITVDETLKSLFLNAYDVLQELLEKLQSPFGLQEEEIEKIMAEADPQFSELQKYLDRLAVSDNRNPVVSPEVAPPPLTPAPTGSPTATGFSFGPQVRGLLQQMLGLFRQDATPECRQQLQKLCIELAKLNKKAKPWQKLLKASHKAIANPAHRFSTLAPIVLKSIKEAADHLERNEPERISLPTDLKNLAIAQLPYILIPTEPKEAAQILNSAFSEAQLAQLVQALKHRA comes from the coding sequence GTGGATGCCGCCAGTCAACAAAAAATTCTCGGCTATTTCATTGAAGAAGCCAAAGAACACCTTGAAACCTTAGAACAGGGCATCCTGGAGCTGTCGGAGGTGGTGGATGATACCGAACGGGTCAATGAACTTTTCCGGGCCGCCCACTCAGTAAAAGGGGGGGCAGCGATGTTGGGCTACACGAGCATCCAAAAAACGGCCCACCGCCTCGAAGATGCGTTCAAGGTCTTTAAGGACAATACGATTACCGTCGATGAAACCCTCAAGTCTCTTTTTCTCAATGCCTACGATGTGCTCCAAGAGCTCCTCGAAAAGCTGCAAAGTCCCTTTGGCCTCCAGGAAGAAGAAATTGAAAAAATCATGGCGGAGGCTGACCCTCAATTCAGCGAATTACAAAAGTATTTGGATCGTCTCGCCGTCAGCGATAACCGTAATCCTGTCGTTTCTCCAGAGGTTGCGCCGCCGCCGCTAACGCCTGCCCCCACGGGATCACCAACGGCGACGGGGTTTTCCTTTGGGCCGCAAGTTCGTGGCTTGTTGCAGCAAATGTTGGGACTATTTCGCCAGGATGCCACCCCAGAATGCCGCCAGCAACTCCAAAAGCTCTGTATTGAACTGGCTAAACTGAATAAAAAAGCGAAACCTTGGCAAAAATTACTCAAGGCAAGTCATAAGGCGATCGCCAATCCGGCCCATCGTTTTTCGACCCTTGCCCCCATTGTGCTTAAAAGCATCAAAGAAGCTGCTGACCATTTAGAACGCAACGAACCGGAACGCATTAGCCTGCCAACGGATTTAAAAAATTTGGCGATCGCCCAACTCCCCTACATTCTGATTCCCACAGAACCCAAGGAGGCCGCCCAAATCTTGAACAGTGCCTTTAGTGAAGCCCAACTGGCCCAATTGGTCCAGGCCCTGAAACATCGCGCTTAG
- a CDS encoding anthranilate synthase component I, giving the protein MWHWRSQPLAQRTGAEIFTRLYGQAKIATLLESPYPTPKDYPQLSRYSICAGAPRAKQLFTPALGEITACLKQLLATKLDPPAAIAHLPFTGGYLGWLGYDFAWEIETLPYENPDPLPFPVAYWYQPDSFAVLDHHQQVLWLAAATVADLDRLTTQLSQPRVSSDLDQPPVNSEAPSLEFLSDRQAYTDAVRQAKQYIQVGDIFQTNLSLRFRTQASHSSWAIYQHLQQINPSPFASYWRSPWGEMISCSPERLIQKQGRFAQTRPIGGTRPRGQTPSEDQALGEELLLNTKERAEHTMLVDLERNDLGRACTWGSVVVDEQFVLERYSHVIHLVSNVVGELAADKDAVDLIRGMFPGGTITGCPKVRCMEIIEALEPVRRSLFYGSCGYLDQRGNLDLNILIRTLLYVPNSQGPATVYGQVGAGIVADSDPEQEWAESLQKAKAQRQALNC; this is encoded by the coding sequence ATGTGGCATTGGCGATCGCAACCGTTAGCACAACGCACTGGTGCAGAAATTTTCACGCGACTATACGGCCAAGCCAAGATTGCCACCCTCCTCGAAAGCCCCTACCCTACCCCCAAGGACTATCCCCAGCTTTCCCGCTACTCCATCTGTGCCGGGGCACCGAGGGCCAAACAGCTATTTACGCCCGCCCTAGGGGAAATTACTGCTTGTTTAAAGCAGCTCCTCGCCACAAAACTAGATCCCCCGGCGGCGATCGCCCATTTGCCCTTTACGGGGGGATATCTAGGCTGGCTCGGTTATGACTTTGCCTGGGAAATTGAAACGCTCCCCTACGAAAATCCCGATCCGTTGCCCTTTCCAGTGGCCTATTGGTACCAGCCCGATTCCTTTGCGGTACTTGACCACCACCAACAGGTGCTTTGGCTGGCGGCGGCTACCGTTGCGGATCTCGATCGTTTAACAACCCAACTCAGTCAACCGCGTGTATCCTCCGATCTTGATCAGCCTCCAGTCAACTCTGAGGCCCCTTCCCTCGAATTTCTGAGCGATCGCCAAGCCTACACCGACGCTGTGCGCCAGGCGAAACAATATATCCAAGTGGGCGATATTTTCCAGACCAATCTTTCCCTGCGCTTCCGTACCCAAGCGTCCCATAGCAGTTGGGCCATTTATCAACATCTCCAGCAGATCAATCCTTCCCCCTTTGCTAGCTATTGGCGATCGCCCTGGGGGGAGATGATCAGTTGCTCCCCAGAACGTCTGATCCAAAAACAGGGGCGCTTTGCCCAAACCCGTCCCATCGGCGGCACCAGACCCAGGGGACAAACTCCCAGCGAAGACCAAGCCCTCGGCGAAGAACTGTTGCTTAATACCAAGGAACGGGCCGAACACACCATGCTCGTGGACTTAGAGCGGAATGATCTTGGCCGGGCCTGTACCTGGGGCAGCGTCGTGGTGGATGAGCAATTTGTCCTAGAACGCTATAGCCACGTCATTCACCTAGTCAGTAATGTGGTGGGGGAACTGGCCGCCGACAAAGATGCGGTAGATCTGATTCGGGGCATGTTTCCGGGGGGGACGATTACTGGTTGCCCGAAGGTGCGCTGTATGGAAATTATCGAAGCCCTAGAACCGGTGCGGCGCAGTTTATTCTACGGTTCCTGTGGCTACCTAGACCAACGGGGAAATTTGGATCTCAATATCTTAATTCGTACTTTACTTTATGTGCCGAATTCCCAGGGGCCAGCGACGGTCTACGGGCAGGTGGGGGCCGGTATTGTTGCTGACAGTGATCCAGAACAAGAATGGGCTGAGTCGTTACAAAAAGCGAAAGCTCAACGTCAAGCGCTCAATTGCTAG
- the murA gene encoding UDP-N-acetylglucosamine 1-carboxyvinyltransferase, whose translation MKTSAPLTPTRATAETILKIEGRHPLSGEVRISGAKNSALAIMAGTLLCSDQCRLTNIPDLADIKRMAEVIAALGVQIVATPGNLDFDTRHLRTAEAPYELVSKLRASFFVIGPLLARLGEAKVPMPGGCAIGARPVDLHVRGLQAMGAEVIIEHGVVQATVKGNRRRLQGAKIYLDYPSVGATETLMMAATLAEGETIIENAAQEPEIVDLANFCRSMGAYISGDGSNKIVIQGCDRLHATDYPIIPDRIEAGTFLVAGAITQSEFSVFPVVPDHLLPVIAKLEATGTKVIAEGPNRLRIKPQGILRATDIETLPYPGFPTDMQAQFMALLTLCEGSSVVTETVFENRMHHVAEFKRMGADVKVKGNNAIIKGVPFLSGAPVMATDLRASAALVLVGLAAEGTTIMREVHHMDRGYDDLEGKFKALGARIERLTATL comes from the coding sequence ATTAAAACTTCTGCCCCCCTCACCCCCACCCGTGCGACCGCTGAAACCATCCTTAAAATTGAAGGGCGACATCCCCTCAGTGGCGAGGTTAGGATCAGTGGCGCGAAAAATTCTGCCCTGGCCATCATGGCGGGAACCCTACTCTGTAGTGATCAATGTCGTCTGACAAATATCCCCGACTTGGCGGATATCAAACGGATGGCCGAAGTGATTGCCGCCCTTGGGGTTCAAATCGTTGCGACCCCTGGTAACCTTGATTTCGATACCCGTCACCTTAGGACAGCAGAAGCGCCCTACGAATTGGTATCCAAGCTGCGGGCGAGCTTTTTTGTTATTGGCCCACTCCTGGCCCGCCTTGGGGAAGCTAAAGTGCCGATGCCGGGGGGCTGTGCCATTGGTGCTAGGCCCGTAGATCTCCATGTGCGAGGTCTCCAGGCGATGGGGGCCGAGGTGATTATTGAACATGGGGTTGTCCAAGCGACAGTCAAGGGAAATCGACGACGGCTCCAGGGGGCCAAAATCTACTTAGATTATCCGAGCGTTGGGGCGACCGAAACCCTGATGATGGCGGCAACCCTCGCTGAAGGGGAAACAATCATTGAAAATGCCGCCCAGGAGCCAGAGATTGTTGATCTGGCAAACTTCTGTCGGTCTATGGGGGCATACATTAGCGGAGATGGCAGCAACAAAATTGTGATTCAAGGGTGCGATCGCCTCCACGCTACCGACTACCCGATTATTCCCGACCGCATTGAAGCCGGGACTTTTCTCGTGGCCGGGGCCATTACCCAGTCAGAATTTAGCGTCTTTCCCGTCGTCCCAGACCATCTTTTACCGGTGATTGCCAAGCTCGAAGCAACGGGGACAAAGGTGATTGCCGAAGGGCCGAACCGTCTGCGGATCAAACCCCAAGGGATTCTCCGGGCGACGGATATCGAAACCCTGCCCTATCCTGGTTTCCCCACGGATATGCAAGCCCAGTTCATGGCGTTGCTCACCCTCTGTGAAGGGAGCAGTGTCGTCACGGAAACGGTTTTTGAAAACCGGATGCACCACGTCGCAGAATTTAAGCGCATGGGGGCGGATGTCAAAGTCAAGGGCAATAACGCCATTATTAAAGGGGTACCTTTTTTGTCTGGGGCTCCCGTAATGGCGACCGATCTCCGGGCTTCAGCAGCCTTGGTTCTGGTTGGTTTAGCGGCTGAGGGCACAACCATCATGCGCGAGGTACACCACATGGATCGGGGCTATGATGACCTTGAAGGGAAGTTTAAAGCTCTAGGGGCAAGGATTGAGCGTCTGACTGCAACCCTCTAA
- a CDS encoding peptidylprolyl isomerase → MERPWQLLCLALLVGSLSLSGCAPTTETSSNNPTATPPSAENYKPRLNCPNPASTEATPEDSCTAVVEMVLQSQSEAVDGQTIRIELNGADAPVTAGNFVDLVSRGVYDGTAFHRVIRTPEPFVVQGGDPLSKDSQVPLNALGRGGFVDPETGIRRDVPLEIKLQGEEQPVYGKAELDPNQVVLKHDKGAIAMARSQLPNSASSQFYFSLGPNDFLNGNYAVFGQITEGLAVIDKIEMGDRIQSARVVEGEDLLVK, encoded by the coding sequence ATGGAACGACCTTGGCAGCTACTATGTCTCGCACTCTTGGTGGGCAGCCTCAGCTTGAGTGGCTGTGCGCCGACAACGGAAACATCTTCCAATAATCCAACGGCCACCCCACCCAGTGCCGAAAATTATAAGCCCCGTTTAAATTGCCCGAATCCAGCTTCTACCGAGGCCACCCCAGAAGATAGCTGTACAGCGGTGGTCGAAATGGTACTCCAGAGCCAATCTGAAGCAGTGGATGGCCAAACGATCCGCATTGAACTCAATGGTGCAGATGCGCCAGTGACGGCGGGAAATTTTGTGGATTTAGTCAGCCGTGGCGTCTATGATGGCACCGCTTTCCACCGGGTAATTCGGACGCCGGAACCCTTTGTTGTCCAAGGGGGAGACCCCCTCAGTAAGGACAGCCAAGTGCCCCTCAATGCCCTCGGTCGCGGGGGATTTGTCGATCCAGAGACCGGGATTCGTCGGGATGTCCCCCTAGAAATTAAGCTCCAGGGTGAGGAACAGCCCGTTTATGGCAAGGCAGAACTTGATCCGAATCAGGTGGTGCTTAAGCATGACAAAGGGGCGATCGCCATGGCCCGTTCCCAACTGCCGAACTCCGCCTCGTCTCAGTTTTATTTTTCCTTGGGGCCGAATGATTTCCTCAATGGGAACTATGCAGTGTTTGGCCAAATTACCGAGGGTCTTGCGGTGATCGACAAAATTGAAATGGGCGATCGCATTCAATCGGCGCGGGTTGTCGAAGGAGAAGATCTCCTCGTGAAGTAA
- a CDS encoding QcrA and Rieske domain-containing protein, giving the protein MERRQFVGLFGLGLLASSFPTILAACSGGSESTAVSEAEDAAANDGAIAEAEDAASLVADFTAVGSLDANGELSTEVNGQKVYVFRNPNDQSLVAVDPTCNHRGCPVKLADADLVCDCHGSRFALDGELLQGPATAGLSRYEVRQEGENIFVKVA; this is encoded by the coding sequence ATGGAACGCCGTCAATTTGTAGGTTTATTCGGTTTAGGTTTACTTGCGAGTTCTTTCCCGACGATTTTAGCCGCCTGTTCTGGTGGCTCGGAATCAACAGCAGTCAGTGAAGCAGAAGATGCCGCAGCCAACGATGGGGCGATCGCTGAAGCAGAAGATGCCGCGAGCCTTGTGGCCGATTTCACCGCTGTGGGGAGTCTCGATGCCAATGGCGAACTTTCCACAGAGGTCAATGGACAGAAAGTCTATGTTTTCCGCAATCCTAATGACCAAAGCCTGGTGGCCGTCGATCCCACCTGTAACCATCGGGGCTGTCCTGTAAAATTGGCCGATGCTGACCTGGTTTGTGATTGCCATGGTTCACGGTTTGCCTTGGATGGTGAATTGCTTCAGGGGCCAGCCACCGCCGGTTTATCTCGCTACGAAGTCCGCCAAGAAGGTGAGAATATTTTTGTTAAAGTAGCCTAA
- the ubiE gene encoding bifunctional demethylmenaquinone methyltransferase/2-methoxy-6-polyprenyl-1,4-benzoquinol methylase UbiE gives MSKPNAATEIQGIFNRIAPQYDALNEWISLGQHRIWKKMAVKWSGVTGGDLALDVCCGSGDLTLLLAKTVGVYGKTVGIDFASQQLAIAAQKQNRLCPHLDIQWQEGDALALPYPDNHFDGATMGYGLRNVTDIPQALRELQRVLKPGKKVAILDFHRPDNPGKQMFQQWYLDRFVVPLAERFQLTPEYAYIQPSIERFPTGKTQEKLAKEAGFRNAIHYGIVGDMMGVLVATK, from the coding sequence ATGTCCAAACCGAACGCTGCCACTGAAATCCAAGGAATTTTTAATCGCATTGCGCCCCAGTATGACGCGCTCAATGAATGGATTAGCCTCGGTCAGCATCGTATTTGGAAAAAAATGGCGGTGAAATGGAGTGGCGTTACCGGAGGCGATCTTGCCCTGGATGTGTGTTGCGGCAGTGGCGATTTAACTTTACTGCTAGCGAAAACCGTCGGCGTTTACGGCAAAACCGTTGGCATTGATTTTGCGAGCCAACAATTGGCGATCGCCGCCCAGAAACAAAACCGTCTTTGTCCTCACCTCGATATCCAGTGGCAGGAAGGAGATGCTCTGGCTTTACCCTACCCCGACAATCATTTTGATGGGGCGACTATGGGCTATGGGCTGCGGAACGTTACCGATATTCCCCAGGCACTGCGGGAATTACAACGGGTGTTAAAACCGGGCAAAAAAGTGGCTATTTTAGATTTTCACCGTCCGGATAATCCTGGGAAACAGATGTTCCAACAATGGTATCTGGATCGCTTTGTGGTGCCCCTCGCAGAACGATTCCAACTCACCCCCGAATACGCTTACATTCAACCCAGTATCGAACGGTTTCCCACCGGAAAAACCCAAGAAAAACTGGCTAAAGAAGCAGGTTTTCGGAACGCAATTCACTACGGCATCGTCGGCGATATGATGGGTGTACTAGTGGCTACCAAGTGA
- a CDS encoding succinate dehydrogenase/fumarate reductase iron-sulfur subunit, whose product MDIAFNILRQRQRNVAPEFFTYQLSVPESTTILDCLNQIKWQQDGSLAFRKNCRNTICGSCAMGINGRAALACKENVRQEITRLQGTDSDPGAIPKITITPLNNFPVIKDLVVDMTTFWQQLEAVVPYVQRRSPQVPETEFRQSPQEREALNQAGNCILCGACYAECNAVTVNPEFLGPHALAKGERLLKDSRDDTTSARLDHYHQPAVGVWACTRCYQCNYVCPQEVDPLDRITQIKSTLLQQKDPAESRAVRHRKTLLHLVQAGGWIDERRFALMVIGLQSVGEIFPLGWRMLWHGKFPVTFEASEGTAAVADLMAQVMASKQGSQDYPVK is encoded by the coding sequence ATGGACATCGCCTTCAATATTTTGCGCCAACGGCAACGAAACGTCGCACCAGAATTTTTCACTTATCAGCTTTCTGTGCCAGAAAGTACAACAATTTTAGATTGTCTAAATCAGATCAAATGGCAGCAGGATGGCAGTTTAGCTTTTCGCAAAAATTGTCGCAATACCATCTGTGGGAGTTGTGCCATGGGGATTAATGGCCGGGCGGCCTTGGCCTGTAAAGAAAATGTGCGCCAAGAAATTACCCGTCTACAAGGCACCGATTCTGATCCTGGAGCCATTCCCAAAATTACGATTACCCCCCTGAATAATTTTCCGGTGATTAAGGATTTGGTGGTAGATATGACCACCTTTTGGCAACAGCTAGAAGCGGTAGTTCCCTATGTCCAAAGGCGATCGCCCCAGGTTCCCGAAACAGAATTTCGTCAGTCTCCCCAGGAGCGCGAAGCCCTCAACCAAGCCGGCAACTGCATCCTGTGTGGCGCTTGCTACGCCGAATGCAATGCCGTCACTGTCAACCCCGAATTTTTAGGCCCCCACGCCCTCGCCAAGGGAGAACGGCTGCTCAAGGATTCCCGGGATGATACGACTTCCGCCAGGCTAGATCACTACCACCAACCAGCAGTCGGCGTCTGGGCCTGCACCCGCTGTTATCAATGCAACTATGTCTGTCCCCAGGAAGTTGACCCCCTCGACCGCATTACCCAAATCAAAAGTACCCTCCTCCAGCAAAAAGATCCCGCTGAAAGTCGTGCAGTACGCCACCGGAAAACTCTCCTTCACCTGGTGCAAGCAGGGGGATGGATCGATGAACGGCGTTTTGCCTTGATGGTGATCGGACTCCAGAGCGTTGGTGAGATTTTTCCGTTGGGTTGGCGGATGCTGTGGCATGGCAAATTTCCCGTGACCTTCGAAGCTTCAGAAGGTACCGCAGCCGTGGCAGATCTGATGGCCCAGGTAATGGCTTCCAAGCAGGGAAGTCAAGATTATCCAGTAAAATGA
- a CDS encoding AbrB family transcriptional regulator, whose amino-acid sequence MSDIPTTPLKGKALLSKVKELSHLPRRETAKLCGYSSTKNGSTRVNLTGFYDAVLEAKGLPLDPGGSQDGRGREPTYRVSVHKNGQIVIGSTYTNQMNLKPGDEFEIKIGYKHIHLKQINEG is encoded by the coding sequence ATGAGTGACATCCCGACAACTCCTTTGAAAGGAAAGGCTCTGCTGAGTAAAGTAAAGGAATTATCCCATTTGCCCCGGCGAGAAACAGCAAAGCTTTGTGGATATAGCAGTACGAAAAATGGCTCGACTCGTGTCAATTTGACGGGTTTTTATGATGCTGTCCTTGAAGCAAAAGGACTCCCCCTAGACCCCGGTGGCAGTCAAGATGGCCGCGGGAGAGAGCCGACCTATCGGGTGAGTGTTCACAAAAATGGCCAAATTGTCATTGGTTCAACTTACACGAATCAAATGAACCTGAAACCAGGGGATGAATTTGAAATTAAAATTGGCTACAAGCACATTCACCTAAAACAGATCAACGAAGGCTAA
- a CDS encoding carbonic anhydrase, whose protein sequence is MALFYCLEVSGKGFGIMLRRVILAIAIALWWGLWVVWAAPQSQFLTIAKTVATPWNYADLGPQRWGELQPEFQTCAIGETQSPLALFPESSTPVSGASLPWQYQPSLGLIQATSTTLQIQVTGNNTLQIGVDLYKLEQIHFHYPSEHHVQGKQYAMEVHFVHRRATQGAAVLAVLVEPGAINPTFTHILQRWPTQAHPSQVIHFDPAALLPQGDRPYFHYLGSLTTPPCTEGIRWLVFAQPIALGAAQIEYYQALYAPNARPRQTMTTHQVQYYVPGQETKN, encoded by the coding sequence ATGGCTCTTTTTTATTGTTTAGAGGTTTCAGGGAAAGGATTTGGAATCATGTTAAGGCGAGTGATTTTGGCGATCGCCATTGCCTTATGGTGGGGTCTATGGGTTGTTTGGGCGGCGCCTCAATCGCAGTTTTTGACAATCGCAAAAACCGTCGCAACCCCTTGGAATTACGCAGATCTTGGCCCCCAGCGGTGGGGCGAGTTGCAACCAGAGTTCCAGACCTGTGCCATTGGCGAAACCCAATCACCCTTGGCGCTTTTTCCTGAATCGTCTACTCCAGTTTCGGGGGCGTCGCTGCCTTGGCAGTATCAACCGAGTCTCGGGCTTATCCAGGCGACCAGTACCACTTTACAAATCCAAGTCACGGGGAATAACACCCTACAAATCGGCGTTGATCTTTACAAGCTTGAGCAAATTCATTTTCATTATCCCAGTGAGCACCATGTCCAGGGAAAACAATATGCCATGGAAGTTCACTTTGTCCATCGGCGTGCCACCCAAGGAGCCGCTGTTTTGGCGGTACTGGTTGAACCTGGAGCGATCAATCCGACGTTCACCCATATTTTGCAACGGTGGCCGACCCAAGCCCATCCCAGTCAGGTGATTCACTTCGATCCGGCGGCATTACTCCCCCAAGGCGATCGCCCTTATTTCCATTATCTTGGTTCTTTAACCACGCCCCCTTGCACGGAAGGAATTCGCTGGTTAGTTTTCGCACAACCCATTGCCTTAGGGGCAGCGCAAATCGAATATTACCAAGCTCTGTATGCACCAAATGCCCGCCCCCGACAAACAATGACGACCCATCAAGTGCAATATTATGTTCCCGGTCAGGAAACGAAAAATTAG
- a CDS encoding 1-acyl-sn-glycerol-3-phosphate acyltransferase — MSKPDFFPTQTEPMLVRLVQSIAYWVGRFKYQLKLRVSEADLGKIRDLGDARVIFMPNHPTFDDGLVLFLLSAQLGEIFHYLVAYENFTAQLAGFLQKMGCYSIRRGLGDRRSIAHTLDLLKQERSRMVIFPEGGCSFQNDAIMPFRTGAIQLPMQAMLAIAKQEGQFPPCYLVPISIKYRYLKAPELIIQQSLKTLEQKLEITPSDPEPYGRLRGVAQVVMQQLEAEYNLTPAADDDWNDRIERIRNRALSLCETELGLNFPEDFPLRERVYKMQALLIEKADGEMALDLDTYESLYQTTVRLLNFDAIYDGYVGDHPSPERFIDTLTRLEREVFRVEIPAPKGLHEGWLRVGTPINLQDYVAQYKGDRQGTLQQLTDAMQYEVQNNLLDMIYHP; from the coding sequence ATGTCTAAACCTGATTTTTTCCCGACCCAAACTGAGCCGATGCTCGTGCGTTTAGTGCAAAGTATTGCCTATTGGGTGGGGCGTTTTAAATATCAACTGAAATTGCGGGTGAGCGAGGCAGATCTCGGTAAAATCCGGGATTTGGGAGATGCACGCGTGATCTTTATGCCCAATCACCCCACCTTTGACGATGGCTTGGTGCTGTTTTTGCTTTCGGCCCAGTTGGGAGAAATCTTCCATTACCTGGTGGCCTACGAAAATTTTACGGCGCAACTCGCCGGGTTTTTGCAAAAGATGGGCTGTTATTCCATTCGTCGGGGCCTTGGCGATCGCCGCAGTATTGCCCACACGTTAGATCTGTTGAAACAGGAACGCTCCCGGATGGTGATTTTTCCGGAGGGGGGCTGTTCCTTTCAAAATGATGCAATCATGCCCTTTCGCACCGGAGCGATTCAATTGCCGATGCAAGCGATGTTGGCGATCGCCAAACAAGAGGGTCAATTTCCCCCCTGTTATCTGGTGCCCATTAGCATCAAATATCGCTACCTCAAGGCCCCTGAACTGATTATTCAGCAGAGCCTCAAAACCCTAGAGCAGAAACTAGAAATTACCCCCAGTGACCCCGAACCCTATGGCCGTCTGCGGGGGGTCGCCCAGGTGGTGATGCAGCAACTAGAAGCAGAATATAACCTCACTCCGGCGGCCGATGATGATTGGAATGACCGAATTGAGCGCATTCGGAACCGGGCCCTCAGCCTCTGTGAAACGGAATTGGGCCTAAATTTTCCAGAGGATTTCCCGCTCCGGGAACGGGTTTATAAAATGCAGGCGCTCCTCATTGAAAAAGCCGATGGAGAGATGGCCCTCGACCTCGACACCTACGAAAGCCTCTACCAAACAACGGTGCGCTTACTGAACTTCGATGCGATCTACGATGGCTATGTGGGGGATCATCCAAGCCCTGAACGGTTTATCGATACCCTCACTCGCCTAGAACGGGAGGTGTTTCGGGTGGAAATTCCCGCGCCGAAGGGACTCCACGAGGGCTGGCTCCGGGTGGGCACACCGATTAATCTCCAGGATTATGTCGCCCAATATAAAGGCGATCGCCAGGGCACCCTGCAGCAACTCACAGACGCAATGCAGTACGAAGTGCAGAACAACCTCCTCGATATGATTTATCATCCTTAG
- a CDS encoding photosystem I assembly protein Ycf4, whose protein sequence is MAAQVTTSTDKVLRQPILGSRRFSNMLWASVSAIGGIGFLLAGLSSYFHKNLLGVSDPSNIQFIPQGAALTFYGVAGTLLSAYLWFVFFLDVGGGYNEFNKETGKVTIFRNGFVGKNRIINFQYPLKDILSIRAEIKEGLNPRRVLYLRVKNRGDIPLNRVGEPIPLAELENQGAELARFLTIPLEGL, encoded by the coding sequence ATGGCAGCACAGGTGACAACTTCAACGGATAAAGTTTTGCGGCAGCCGATCCTCGGCTCTCGTCGTTTTAGTAATATGCTTTGGGCCAGTGTTTCTGCCATTGGTGGCATTGGTTTTCTGTTAGCTGGTCTTTCGAGTTATTTTCACAAAAATCTGCTGGGGGTGAGTGACCCCAGTAATATCCAATTCATTCCCCAAGGGGCTGCCTTAACGTTCTATGGCGTTGCCGGAACGCTATTGTCTGCCTATCTCTGGTTTGTATTTTTCCTTGATGTGGGCGGTGGTTACAACGAATTTAATAAAGAAACGGGCAAGGTGACTATTTTCCGGAATGGCTTTGTGGGCAAAAACCGGATTATTAATTTCCAGTATCCCCTCAAGGATATTTTGTCAATTCGAGCAGAGATCAAAGAGGGTCTAAACCCCCGGCGAGTGCTTTATCTCCGGGTAAAAAATCGGGGTGATATTCCCCTCAACCGAGTCGGAGAGCCGATTCCCCTTGCGGAACTGGAGAATCAAGGGGCTGAGTTGGCCCGCTTTTTAACCATTCCCCTGGAAGGTCTCTAG
- a CDS encoding metallophosphoesterase family protein — MGQRRICIGDVHGHYDTLMALLELVAPGTEDAVYFLGDLIDRGPKSADIIEFVRRSSYQSLLGNHEMMMLEAIANDGSVQQETFIAWYHSGGANTLQSYNHRIPAEHLQWLRQRPTHLDLGDVWLVHAGLSPHLPIEQQGAEQFCWVRSEFHSMTQPYFANKLIIVGHTITFTFPGVQPGQVVQGPGWLDIDTGVYHTKSGWLTAFDIDQRQIYQVNSHTAEKRQLPLDAIAVTPFLSF; from the coding sequence ATGGGTCAGCGACGAATCTGTATAGGAGATGTGCATGGTCATTACGATACGTTGATGGCCCTGCTGGAGCTGGTTGCGCCCGGAACAGAAGATGCGGTTTACTTCCTCGGTGATCTGATTGACCGAGGCCCCAAAAGTGCAGACATTATTGAGTTTGTGCGCCGTAGTTCCTATCAGTCTCTCCTCGGTAACCATGAAATGATGATGCTAGAGGCGATCGCCAACGATGGCAGCGTCCAGCAAGAAACCTTTATCGCCTGGTACCATAGCGGCGGTGCGAATACCCTCCAAAGCTATAATCACCGCATCCCGGCCGAACATTTACAATGGTTGCGACAGCGGCCCACCCACCTCGATCTAGGGGATGTTTGGTTAGTCCATGCGGGCCTTTCCCCCCACCTACCCATCGAGCAACAGGGGGCGGAACAATTCTGTTGGGTGCGCAGTGAGTTTCATTCCATGACCCAGCCCTACTTTGCCAATAAGCTGATTATTGTCGGCCATACGATCACCTTCACCTTTCCGGGGGTACAACCGGGACAGGTGGTGCAGGGGCCGGGCTGGTTGGACATTGACACCGGGGTCTACCACACCAAAAGCGGCTGGTTAACTGCTTTTGATATTGACCAGCGCCAAATCTATCAAGTCAATAGCCACACCGCCGAAAAACGCCAACTCCCCCTAGATGCGATCGCCGTTACACCCTTTTTATCGTTCTAG